From the Alkalibacter rhizosphaerae genome, one window contains:
- a CDS encoding DAK2 domain-containing protein has translation MAAALKIGSLTRIKIDNMREQVIAKAGAAKPKVAEKLKKYGVIAVAAGEGMKNLFMDLGVDEVVLGGQTMNPSTQDFLSRMDQIHAENIIVLPNNSNIILAANQSKELSEKNVVVIPTKTIPQGITALLGFDPESEPDQNLEAMTRSMEQVKTGQVTFAVRDTTINGKDIKKDDVIGIYNGEIQCVGSDPAVICEELLESMVDENSELLSIYYGEDVPEDEASVLSEKVETRYDDLDVELHYGGQPLYYYIVSVE, from the coding sequence ATGGCTGCAGCATTGAAAATCGGATCCTTGACCCGGATCAAGATCGACAATATGAGGGAGCAGGTGATCGCCAAGGCTGGAGCGGCAAAACCTAAAGTGGCGGAAAAATTGAAGAAATATGGGGTCATTGCCGTTGCTGCCGGCGAGGGAATGAAAAATTTGTTTATGGACCTGGGAGTGGACGAGGTTGTCCTGGGCGGACAGACCATGAACCCCAGCACACAAGATTTTCTCAGCAGAATGGATCAGATCCATGCGGAAAATATCATCGTACTGCCCAACAACAGCAATATCATCCTAGCGGCAAATCAGTCCAAAGAATTGAGTGAAAAAAATGTTGTGGTGATACCCACCAAAACCATTCCGCAAGGGATCACGGCCTTGCTGGGTTTTGACCCGGAATCGGAGCCGGATCAGAATCTGGAAGCCATGACCCGATCCATGGAACAAGTCAAAACGGGACAGGTGACTTTTGCCGTACGGGACACCACCATCAACGGAAAAGATATCAAAAAAGACGATGTCATTGGGATCTACAACGGAGAGATCCAGTGCGTCGGTTCGGATCCGGCGGTGATCTGTGAAGAGCTGCTGGAATCCATGGTGGACGAAAACAGTGAATTGCTGTCCATTTATTATGGAGAAGACGTTCCGGAAGATGAGGCGAGTGTACTTTCGGAAAAAGTGGAAACGCGATATGACGATTTGGATGTAGAATTGCATTACGGCGGACAACCGTTGTATTATTACATCGTGTCTGTAGAGTAA
- the recG gene encoding ATP-dependent DNA helicase RecG → MNPYETIRILKGIGEKKEALFHKLKIFNMEDLLLFFPRDYEERVYVEDLSKAQPGTKVVVQGMILGPASQRKVRSKLSITTFECQGETQRFRVTFFNTPFIKNALKPHVTYYFHGKFRWGYGTYNLENPEYVDKAEDLLEQRFAAIYPLTRGLYQRDLRKAVESALEMADFIEDLLPDELRQQHGLWSRQEAIRAIHRPDSMETLLQGRRRLVVDELLEVLAGFARMKSNNTTDIPVVWDEETEVKMKALENSLPFSLTEGQQSVLSDIQQDARTGIRINRLVQGDVGSGKTVVAALAQYLFHLQGYQSVLMAPTELLAVQHEKTLKGFLKDFGVRVVLVKGGMNKKQKDNVYEQIRNHEAHVVVGTHALIQPDLTFARLGLVITDEQHRFGVEQRKRLTEKGSRPHSLVMSATPIPRTMAHVLYGDLDVSQIETMPQGRRPIQTHVVGNHRLKKVFAFIQKEAAKGRQIFVVSPEIEQGEEEGFAAEEIYEKMRKGLFRDLQTGLVHGRMKRDDKESIMKKFADGEIDVLFSTTVVEVGIDVPNATVILVLNAERFGLATLHQLRGRVGRGDQESWCILATDTENEKTMERLQVLTESNDGFYISNKDFDLRGPGDYFGFKQHGLPNFSLTDLKKDQEEVETAKTLLEQLQQWPDQKPMEKLLETFQSKLDFLD, encoded by the coding sequence ATGAACCCCTATGAAACCATTCGGATCTTGAAAGGGATCGGAGAAAAAAAGGAAGCACTTTTTCACAAGTTGAAAATATTCAATATGGAAGATCTGCTTCTTTTTTTTCCCCGTGATTATGAAGAACGAGTTTACGTAGAAGATTTGTCAAAAGCCCAGCCTGGTACAAAAGTAGTTGTCCAGGGAATGATCCTGGGTCCCGCCTCCCAGAGGAAAGTCCGTTCCAAACTCTCCATCACCACTTTCGAGTGTCAGGGAGAGACCCAGCGATTTCGTGTGACTTTCTTCAATACACCATTCATAAAAAATGCCTTGAAGCCTCATGTCACCTATTATTTTCATGGGAAATTTCGTTGGGGATATGGGACATACAATCTGGAGAACCCGGAATACGTGGATAAGGCGGAAGATCTGCTGGAACAGCGATTTGCAGCCATTTATCCTTTGACCCGGGGATTGTACCAGCGGGATCTGAGAAAAGCGGTGGAATCTGCCCTGGAAATGGCAGATTTTATCGAAGATCTTTTGCCAGATGAATTGAGGCAACAGCATGGGCTTTGGAGCCGACAGGAAGCCATACGAGCCATTCATCGTCCGGACAGCATGGAGACCCTTCTACAAGGGAGAAGACGGCTGGTAGTGGACGAGCTGCTGGAAGTGCTTGCCGGATTTGCCCGGATGAAGAGCAACAATACCACCGATATTCCCGTCGTTTGGGATGAGGAAACAGAAGTAAAAATGAAGGCGCTGGAAAACAGTCTGCCTTTTTCACTAACGGAAGGGCAGCAGTCTGTATTGTCGGACATACAACAGGATGCAAGGACGGGGATCCGAATCAACCGTCTGGTGCAGGGCGACGTGGGCAGCGGAAAGACAGTAGTGGCGGCTCTCGCTCAGTATCTGTTTCATCTTCAAGGCTACCAGTCTGTATTGATGGCTCCCACGGAGCTATTGGCGGTACAGCATGAAAAGACCTTGAAAGGATTTTTAAAGGACTTTGGCGTCCGTGTCGTCCTTGTGAAGGGCGGCATGAACAAAAAGCAAAAAGATAACGTCTATGAGCAGATCAGAAACCACGAGGCCCATGTCGTTGTTGGCACCCACGCTCTGATCCAACCGGATCTGACTTTTGCCCGACTCGGCCTGGTGATCACCGACGAACAACACCGTTTTGGTGTGGAGCAGCGAAAACGTTTGACGGAAAAGGGAAGCAGACCCCATTCCCTGGTCATGAGCGCCACTCCCATCCCAAGAACCATGGCTCATGTGCTTTATGGTGATTTGGATGTCTCCCAAATCGAGACCATGCCCCAGGGACGTCGACCCATACAGACCCATGTAGTAGGCAATCACCGATTGAAAAAAGTCTTTGCCTTCATTCAGAAGGAAGCAGCAAAGGGAAGGCAGATCTTTGTCGTGTCACCGGAGATCGAACAAGGAGAAGAGGAAGGATTTGCTGCGGAAGAAATTTATGAAAAAATGAGAAAGGGCCTTTTCCGAGATCTGCAGACAGGTTTGGTCCATGGACGAATGAAGCGGGATGACAAGGAATCCATCATGAAAAAATTTGCAGACGGGGAAATAGACGTGCTCTTTTCCACCACCGTGGTGGAAGTAGGCATCGATGTACCCAATGCCACGGTGATCCTTGTACTGAATGCAGAGCGCTTTGGCCTGGCTACACTCCATCAGTTGCGGGGCCGGGTCGGCCGAGGGGATCAGGAATCCTGGTGCATACTTGCAACTGATACGGAAAATGAAAAGACCATGGAACGACTGCAGGTATTGACGGAAAGCAATGACGGGTTTTATATATCCAACAAGGATTTTGATCTTCGAGGACCTGGTGATTACTTTGGTTTCAAGCAACATGGACTGCCCAACTTTTCCCTGACGGATCTGAAAAAGGATCAGGAGGAGG